A single Defluviitalea saccharophila DNA region contains:
- a CDS encoding cyclic lactone autoinducer peptide — MKKNMQTLLKWIGSASLIFAVVSATPACFLLCSQPKCPKSLQK; from the coding sequence ATGAAAAAGAATATGCAGACACTATTAAAATGGATTGGAAGTGCTTCTCTCATTTTTGCTGTAGTATCTGCAACTCCTGCGTGCTTCCTACTTTGTTCTCAGCCTAAATGTCCAAAATCATTACAAAAATAA
- a CDS encoding accessory gene regulator B family protein: protein MIDRLAAGISYQIYKKQLFSHTQIRQIQYGLQALISETVKIVFLCMLLFLTGHLKSGLFAMVVFSSLRIWAGGYHASSYFKCFIISLSAIYTSVFAGLNIQNDIIFFVQAIFSFCIIFKFSPAEHKNQPIISRERRKKIHTIALGTFIIWLCILFKISGPWKYIGMNAIFIETLTIIYMLFIEKTLKDQ, encoded by the coding sequence ATGATTGATAGACTAGCAGCAGGAATATCCTATCAAATTTATAAGAAACAACTTTTTAGTCACACACAAATTAGACAAATACAATATGGCTTACAAGCATTGATAAGTGAGACAGTTAAGATAGTTTTTTTATGTATGTTGTTATTTTTAACAGGGCATCTAAAGTCTGGGTTGTTTGCAATGGTTGTCTTTAGTTCACTTAGAATATGGGCAGGGGGATATCATGCGAGCTCTTATTTTAAATGTTTCATAATTAGCCTAAGCGCAATATATACCTCTGTTTTTGCAGGGCTGAATATTCAAAATGACATTATATTTTTCGTTCAAGCCATTTTTTCATTTTGCATTATCTTTAAGTTTTCTCCCGCAGAACATAAAAACCAGCCTATTATTAGCAGGGAGAGAAGAAAAAAGATACATACTATAGCTCTAGGGACATTTATTATTTGGCTATGTATATTATTTAAAATATCTGGCCCTTGGAAATACATAGGCATGAATGCGATCTTCATTGAGACATTGACAATCATTTATATGCTATTCATTGAAAAAACTTTAAAGGATCAATGA